Proteins from one Geomonas agri genomic window:
- the recB gene encoding exodeoxyribonuclease V subunit beta, translating into MKRFDLLHTPLGGRNLIEASAGTGKTFTIAGVYLRLVLEEELDVSRILVVTFTEAATKELKERIRQKLKDAETAFEVGKSDDFLVAGLLERSTDRDKARRLLANAVRSFDEAAIFTIHGFCQRMLQDNPFESGSLCDTELLTDQEKILKEIAQDYWRINCYGEPVERIAAADHAKITPDSLLKLAKRVCSDPYAAVIPDAPVATDDEADWLLALKRNYFDYLRSELPKRKRLKNVRCFDDLLGDLHAALTRGGSPLPRLIRERFQAALIDEFQDTDPVQFAIFDAVFPVGHEAPFFLIGDPKQAIYSFRGADIYAYLGAADATKQRHTLLQNFRSEPGLIQAVNKLFTSRELPFLHEKIGFNEVEAAPKERSILTEQGERKAPLKFWFAPRKEAGKPINKGEAWDVLPETVASEVARILRDGAAGKLTIEELRLDGEDERWVPRPVRPRDVAVLVRANRQARLMQQALSRRGIPSVLCSAGNLFETDEAAELLRLLSAVAQPGHEALLRGALATDLVGVTGSELAQLVHDEDKWEEILEEFRGYHDTWNNASCVAMALQFLERRKVRQRLLAGPMGERRLTNVLHAIEVIHQAQVKERLGMEGVVTWLSCRITEEPKKEEYEVRLETDEAAVQLVTIHKSKGLEYPIVFLPFCWAEVGGKDEGALFHDETGKVVLDIGSEEMEQSKAKAAREALAESLRLLYVALTRGKHRTYVVWGAFKDAADSSLHYLLHPDQDEVTGQVKLSDEKIKERLAELSAASAGSIEDIDMPAADLLGFRASTEDVPALAPLHFTGTITRDWRVASFTSLSSRQHHTAELPDRDEVTPAEESPVREVEPTGIFAFPKGAKAGIFLHKIFEDLDFTQAEHQLAPLVQDQLDKHGFAAEWSRAVRDMVQNVLRAPLGEQGIPLAHVALEQRLTELEFFFPLAQVTSERLKEAVTRFMNKDGAAAWFPVDMAELFSRLSFSPVRGMLLGFIDLVFELNGRYYIVDWKSNHLGNSPGDYGQAALKREMEASFYPLQYLLYTVALDNYLRLRIEDYDYDRHFGGIFYLFLRGIDGTGNGVFADRPPKEFIAELAAVLLPESVLAAEPPPSPQPSPGGGQGRAGKKSKKSGADDQLSFDLA; encoded by the coding sequence ATGAAGAGATTTGACCTGCTACATACCCCGCTGGGCGGGCGCAACCTGATCGAGGCGAGTGCCGGCACCGGCAAGACCTTCACCATCGCCGGCGTCTACCTGCGCCTGGTGCTCGAGGAAGAGCTCGACGTGTCGCGCATCCTGGTGGTGACCTTCACCGAGGCCGCCACCAAGGAGCTCAAGGAGCGCATCCGGCAGAAACTCAAGGATGCGGAGACGGCCTTCGAGGTCGGCAAGAGTGACGACTTCCTGGTTGCGGGTCTCCTGGAGCGGAGCACCGACCGCGACAAGGCGCGGCGTCTGCTCGCCAACGCCGTGCGCAGTTTCGACGAAGCCGCCATCTTCACCATCCACGGCTTCTGCCAGAGGATGTTGCAGGACAACCCCTTCGAGAGCGGGTCGCTGTGCGACACCGAACTTCTGACCGACCAGGAAAAGATCCTCAAGGAGATAGCCCAGGACTACTGGCGCATCAACTGCTACGGCGAGCCGGTCGAGCGCATTGCCGCGGCCGACCATGCCAAGATCACGCCGGACTCCCTGCTCAAGCTGGCCAAGAGGGTCTGCAGCGATCCCTACGCCGCCGTCATCCCCGATGCTCCCGTCGCAACCGATGATGAGGCGGACTGGCTGCTGGCGCTCAAGCGGAACTACTTCGACTACCTGCGCTCCGAGCTCCCCAAGAGGAAGCGGCTCAAGAACGTGCGCTGCTTCGACGACCTCCTGGGCGACCTGCACGCCGCCCTGACCCGCGGAGGTTCGCCGCTGCCCCGGCTGATCCGGGAGCGTTTCCAGGCCGCGCTGATCGACGAGTTCCAGGACACCGACCCGGTCCAGTTCGCCATCTTCGACGCCGTCTTCCCGGTCGGGCACGAGGCACCCTTCTTCCTGATCGGTGATCCGAAGCAGGCCATCTACAGCTTCCGCGGCGCCGACATCTACGCCTACCTGGGTGCGGCCGACGCGACCAAGCAGCGCCACACCCTGCTGCAGAACTTCCGCTCCGAGCCGGGACTGATCCAGGCGGTGAACAAGCTCTTCACCTCGCGGGAGCTCCCCTTCCTGCACGAGAAGATCGGCTTCAACGAGGTCGAAGCGGCGCCGAAGGAGCGCAGCATCCTCACCGAGCAGGGGGAACGGAAGGCGCCGCTTAAGTTCTGGTTCGCGCCGCGCAAGGAAGCGGGCAAGCCGATCAACAAGGGCGAAGCCTGGGACGTCCTCCCGGAAACGGTGGCATCCGAGGTCGCCCGCATCCTGCGTGACGGGGCGGCTGGCAAACTCACCATCGAAGAGCTCCGGCTGGATGGCGAGGACGAGCGCTGGGTGCCGCGGCCGGTACGGCCACGCGACGTGGCGGTCCTGGTTCGGGCCAACCGGCAGGCGCGGCTGATGCAGCAGGCGTTGAGCCGCAGGGGGATCCCGAGCGTCCTCTGCAGCGCGGGGAACCTTTTCGAGACCGACGAAGCGGCGGAACTGCTGCGGCTCCTCTCGGCGGTAGCGCAGCCCGGGCACGAGGCACTCCTGCGCGGTGCGCTTGCCACCGACCTGGTCGGCGTCACCGGTTCCGAGCTGGCACAGCTGGTCCACGACGAGGACAAGTGGGAGGAAATCCTGGAGGAATTCCGGGGCTACCATGACACCTGGAACAATGCGAGTTGCGTGGCGATGGCCCTGCAGTTCCTGGAGCGGCGCAAGGTGCGGCAGCGGCTGCTGGCCGGGCCAATGGGGGAGCGGCGCCTCACCAACGTGCTGCACGCCATCGAGGTCATCCACCAGGCCCAGGTCAAGGAACGTCTGGGGATGGAAGGGGTGGTGACCTGGCTCTCCTGCCGCATCACCGAGGAGCCCAAGAAAGAAGAGTACGAGGTCCGTCTGGAGACCGACGAGGCCGCGGTCCAGCTGGTGACCATCCACAAGAGCAAGGGACTCGAGTACCCCATCGTCTTCCTCCCCTTCTGCTGGGCCGAGGTGGGGGGCAAGGACGAGGGGGCGCTGTTCCACGACGAGACCGGCAAGGTCGTGCTCGACATCGGCTCGGAAGAGATGGAGCAGAGCAAGGCCAAAGCCGCTCGGGAGGCACTGGCCGAAAGCCTGAGGCTCCTCTACGTCGCGCTCACCCGCGGCAAGCACCGCACCTATGTCGTCTGGGGTGCCTTCAAGGACGCCGCCGACAGCTCGCTGCACTACCTGCTGCACCCGGACCAGGACGAGGTGACGGGGCAGGTAAAGCTATCTGACGAAAAGATCAAGGAGCGCCTGGCCGAACTGTCAGCCGCGTCCGCGGGGAGCATCGAAGACATCGACATGCCTGCCGCCGACTTGCTAGGCTTCCGCGCGAGCACAGAGGATGTGCCGGCACTGGCTCCGCTTCACTTCACCGGGACCATCACCCGCGACTGGCGCGTGGCCAGCTTCACCTCCCTTTCCAGCCGCCAGCATCACACCGCCGAACTTCCGGACCGCGACGAAGTGACTCCGGCCGAGGAAAGCCCGGTACGCGAGGTCGAGCCGACCGGCATTTTCGCCTTCCCCAAAGGGGCCAAGGCCGGCATCTTCCTGCACAAGATCTTCGAAGACCTCGACTTCACCCAGGCCGAGCACCAGCTGGCGCCGCTGGTCCAGGACCAGTTGGACAAGCACGGCTTTGCCGCCGAGTGGAGCAGGGCCGTGCGCGACATGGTGCAAAACGTCCTGCGGGCACCGCTGGGAGAACAGGGGATCCCCCTGGCCCATGTGGCACTAGAGCAGCGCCTGACTGAGCTGGAGTTTTTCTTCCCGCTGGCCCAGGTGACCTCCGAGCGGCTCAAGGAAGCGGTCACCCGCTTCATGAATAAAGATGGTGCGGCGGCCTGGTTCCCGGTGGACATGGCAGAACTTTTCAGCCGACTCTCCTTCTCTCCGGTGCGGGGGATGCTGCTCGGTTTCATCGACCTTGTGTTCGAGCTCAACGGGCGCTACTACATCGTGGACTGGAAGTCCAACCACCTCGGCAACAGCCCCGGAGATTACGGCCAAGCCGCGCTGAAAAGGGAAATGGAGGCGAGCTTCTACCCGTTGCAGTACCTCCTCTACACCGTGGCGCTCGACAACTACCTGAGACTGCGCATCGAGGATTACGACTACGACCGGCATTTCGGCGGGATCTTCTACCTGTTCCTGCGCGGCATCGACGGCACCGGCAACGGCGTCTTCGCCGACCGGCCGCCCAAGGAGTTCATCGCCGAGTTGGCCGCTGTGCTGCTGCCGGAATCAGTACTGGCAGCTGAACCGCCTCCCTCACCCCAGCCCTCTCCAGGAGGTGGGCAAGGGAGAGCCGGCAAGAAGTCGAAAAAGAGCGGTGCCGACGATCAACTCAGCTTCGACTTGGCATAA